TGGCCTTGCAGTCCTctcatttcctgaaaaaaagtcacaaaaaccCCATGAGGTTCTCAGTGGGTGAAGGTAAGGAGGAATGGCATCCTACAATGGCATGTAACAGTTCAaatgaagggaaggaaaaggacagaGATCCTCACACAGCCCATGACTCCAGAAAAAGGGCCTTGCCTGCCCTTGCCATGGAACAGTTCTGCCATTCCTGAGGCTCTAGGGCTGCATGCACAgtgaccctggcactgcctccACAGGGTTTTAAGGAGTTCTATGCACTGGGAATCTTTTCTTCTCAGTGGGAAATATCATTGAGGAAagtaaaaatgctttcttttgaCTCCTCCATATAGCCCATCCAATTTTCCTTCCATGAGTGAAAATGTAGTTTGTACTGGAAGCTGTTCATTCCCCTGGTCTCAGGTGTTGACCTGGTTTCTCATGACACAGAGAATTACACATTCTACACATTCCTCAACATCAAAGCTGGCTTGTGTCAAGTTGGATGATCAAAACCTGTGCCCAAAACCTGGTTACTGCTAGTGGAAAAAACAAGGGGAAATTCTTTGAGTGTTGTGTTGCCCTTAATTACTGAAGTGTGAAGGAACTTACCTCTTCATGGTTCTTCTTCAGGAAGATCAGTTCCTCTTTCAGGGACTCAAACTGTGTCTCCAAGTCAGATCTGGACAGAGTCAGTTGATCCAAAAGTGGGCGCAATCCATTGATATCACTTGCCACACTCTGGTGGAGAGTGTATTCAGTCTCATACCTGAATGACAGACAAGAAAGAGAGTAAAAGTGCTGCCAGACCTCTTTGTTTGGTATCTCAGCTATGGACAGTTCCCATCTTACATCTCTGGTCAAATCTTAGAAGAAGATCTGTCTGATTTCTCCAATAGCTGTGTTTGATTTCAGTAAAGTTTCTCTCTATGAGATTTATACCATGAGGATTATGCTTATAAACCTACATGTAAGGATGGAGAAACTTAGAATGGAGTCCCTTAAATGTGTCTCTTCAAGAACTTGtctggagaaaaataataagCAATCCTTCTCAGCATGCTTTCCCCAACAATTCTCTATTCTGTGATTGTAGCCAAAAGTCTCCAGCTTCTACAAAGATTAATTGGCAGTGGAAACTCCTGGGGATAAAGGGAGGTAAAGTGGATGGAGCCAGGAAGGCAATGACTCACTTCAGTCTGAAGTCATCCACAGTCATTCTGGTGTTGTCCATGTCAAGAAGCATCCTATTGAGATCCACATTTGCACCAACAATCTGAAAGGGAGGGGGCAGATGTTATTCAGTCAGTTGTCTTTTCAGACAGAGACAAGAAACATCTATGCACAAACACCTTGCAGAAGAGGATTATGGCAATGTCAAGCCTTCAAGCCTCAGTAGAGCCACAGGAACTATTGAGAGAGATGAGTTTATTGCTTCCAGATAAAATAATATTGGTTTACAGTAATAATTTGTGTTTACAAATACTCATTAAAATACCTTATAAGAAAGAATAACTcctcattaaaaatgaaaaaagaaacaaaaactccAACCCAACTAACAAAAAACAGAgggaaagcagaatttccaTTACTTTTGAGAACAGCCAAGTTCACACAAGAACATGCATGACAAGACATACATACATCACAAGAGATACATGACTGTTAAATAGCTGAGGGCTGGAATGAGACTAGCTGCACATGCTGGCCCATCCTGTATATTCACAAAAACATCTAATTAAAATGGCAATAATACCACAACACAAGCAAGGATTAGCTCTGCTGTTCAAGAGTGAGGAACGTGcgagcagcagcccagcattGAAGGGAgcatggcacagggatggggcactgGTGCTGATCTGCCACTGCACCCAGCAATGCTTCCTGCCCCAAATGCACATGTGGCAGAGCATGTGCACAGGAGCTGGTCCCCACACCACTCTACTTCCAGGAAGGAGAATATCACCTTGTGCTGCATGAGGAAAGTGCCATTCCAGTAAGAACCTGTTCCAAGTTAGTCAAAGTACATCATACCTGGTTTTGCAGCTCTTCAATTGTTCTGTAATATTGGCTGTAATCCTTGCTCTGAGAGGGAGCTTGATTTTTGTACCACTCCCTGATCAGATGCTCAAGTTGGGAATTTTCTTCCTCCAAGCGCCGCACTTTATCCATGTACGACGCCAGGCGGTCGTTGAGGTTCTGCATGGTCAACTTCTCGTTTGTGGAGAGCAAACCAgaatcctccccaaaacccaTGCCACCAAAACTGCCTCCACCATAgctgccaccaccaccaaaGCCACCACTGCCCCCAAAACCACTAAATCCACCTCCACCGTATCCACCGCCTCCGTAACCACCTCCCATTCCGCCAAATCCACCTCCCATGCTGCCGCAGCTCATTCCTCCTCCGTAACTGCCCCCGCTCATTCTGCCCCCGTAGCTGCTGCGGCTGATCCTGccacagctgccactgctgaagCCTCCCCCAtagctgctcctggagcctcctccaCCAAAGCTTCTCCCAGAAAAGCCCCCGCTGCCTCCAGAAGAGGTGTATCTTCGTGAGGACACTGAGGAGTATCCACCAGACCTACCCCCTCCACCGCCTCCACCACTGCATcttccaccaccaccaccaccacctcctcctcctccactgctAATTCTGATGGTGCTGCTCGAAGATTTGGTGCCACAGCTCATGGTGACAGCAGGCAGGAGTCAAACCGCAAGCGCAAATATAGCTGCACAGCCTGATAAGCTTCAGGACTGCAAATTTtcatccccagctctctctATTTATACATTTGACACTGGGTGTCACCACCAGGGTGTTTCCTTCTCCCAGGGCATTTACCAAACTTCTTGTTTGTGCCAAGAATAATTTGCTGAACAGTATTTTTGTGCAGCTATCTCAGGCAATCCAGCCCACAGTGGGGCTTCTGAGGCTTGGTGAAAGTTCAACATCTCTCTTCTTTTGGGCAGCGTTATTTTCATTTAGTGATTTCTGGAATAGGTGTTTCTTCTGCAAAGGTTTTGTAGCTGCTGTTGCTAAAGACTGTTGTTTGTTCTCTTTTGCTCTTTCCAACTTGgtgcatttcattttctacACAGCTTTTGTTCCATTTCTCACCATACATGCTAATGCAAGAGTTTTAGTAATAGGATTGTGTGACTGGTCTATAAAGATTGTCCAACTCGTGAATCCCTGCCAGCACTCAGAGAACACCTTATTTAACATGAACAGGCTATTTCAAGGAATGCAGAGGGATTATTGTTTAAAAGTCAAAATCCCTCCTTTGTGAAGAAAGCGCTAaggcagcacacagccagcCAAGTCCTAGAattcaaacataaaaataatattggaCTTTTTTCACTGGTGGTCTAAAATAGAAGGTAGATAAGGATGTGTTAATTGTATTATAATGTCAATTGTATCCCAATTAGAAGTTGTTTTATTGCAGACAATGATTTAAAAATGAGCGTGTGGGAAGACTTTTTTATCATTTAATATAAAGCAGCTCATTCCCTCTATTGTTAATGTGTCATATATTGTAGGTGATAAACTAATTATATCTACTGTTCTTAAAGCAAAGATTTGAGATTAAAATAGCATTCTGAGAGAAGAGCTGAAAGACTTTTTACACAAATTAGTAGAAACAAGACTGTTGAGACCACAAAAGAAATGGGGCAACACTGAACTCCCCAGATGGAAGAGTTTCCATCCTCACTAGGTGGGTTGGATGCCAAAGCTGAGTGTCTGAGATGTGCAAGTACCAGCACACCACCAGCATTTGTGTCTTGCTCTAGATGGACCCAAGCTGTCCCAGTTTGCCCTGGAGCTCATGCACAGTTTGCAGTGCCAGTTCTGTTCTGTCTGAAATGTCTTCATCGCCTGCCCTCCTCTCTGTGGGGTTATGGAGCCTTTAATGACTGCAGGTACTAATGAAATGTGGCAATCTCCCCCAaagctcagctgcaggagcagaggagctgccatTTGTGCTCTGCTGGCCTTGGAGGT
This Catharus ustulatus isolate bCatUst1 chromosome 23, bCatUst1.pri.v2, whole genome shotgun sequence DNA region includes the following protein-coding sequences:
- the LOC117006567 gene encoding keratin, type I cytoskeletal 17-like isoform X2, which codes for MSCGTKSSSSTIRISSGGGGGGGGGGGRCSGGGGGGGRSGGYSSVSSRRYTSSGGSGGFSGRSFGGGGSRSSYGGGFSSGSCGRISRSSYGGRMSGGSYGGGMSCGSMGGGFGGMGGGYGGGGYGGGGFSGFGGSGGFGGGGSYGGGSFGGMGFGEDSGLLSTNEKLTMQNLNDRLASYMDKVRRLEEENSQLEHLIREWYKNQAPSQSKDYSQYYRTIEELQNQIVGANVDLNRMLLDMDNTRMTVDDFRLKYETEYTLHQSVASDINGLRPLLDQLTLSRSDLETQFESLKEELIFLKKNHEEEMRGLQGQSGGDVSVEVNATPGINLMEKLNEMRCEYERLIENNRKEVESWYETKMEEVNQQVHSSGQEIQSSNQQISELRREYQSLEIELQSQISMIDSLQSNLEDTERRYNMQLQQIQGMIGPLEEELASIRCEMESQNEEYKMLLGIKTRLEQEIQQYRALLEEGQQDLVIPSGGLGGMGGGMGGGRIGGGGYSGGGRGGGGGMSGGMGGGMGGGSCGGGIGGGSGGGGMGGGSGGMGGGSGGGCIGGGGRTSGGISSSHSYSSSSQSQSCRSGGESQGYGRKSFD
- the LOC117006567 gene encoding keratin, type I cytoskeletal 10-like isoform X1, with protein sequence MSCGTKSSSSTIRISSGGGGGGGGGGGRCSGGGGGGGRSGGYSSVSSRRYTSSGGSGGFSGRSFGGGGSRSSYGGGFSSGSCGRISRSSYGGRMSGGSYGGGMSCGSMGGGFGGMGGGYGGGGYGGGGFSGFGGSGGFGGGGSYGGGSFGGMGFGEDSGLLSTNEKLTMQNLNDRLASYMDKVRRLEEENSQLEHLIREWYKNQAPSQSKDYSQYYRTIEELQNQIVGANVDLNRMLLDMDNTRMTVDDFRLKYETEYTLHQSVASDINGLRPLLDQLTLSRSDLETQFESLKEELIFLKKNHEEEMRGLQGQSGGDVSVEVNATPGINLMEKLNEMRCEYERLIENNRKEVESWYETKMEEVNQQVHSSGQEIQSSNQQISELRREYQSLEIELQSQISMIDSLQSNLEDTERRYNMQLQQIQGMIGPLEEELASIRCEMESQNEEYKMLLGIKTRLEQEIQQYRALLEEGQQDLVIPSGGLGGMGGGMGGGRIGGGGYSGGGRGGGGGMSGGYGGGGSGMGGGMGGGMGGGSCGGGIGGGSGGGGMGGGSGGMGGGSGGGCIGGGGRTSGGISSSHSYSSSSQSQSCRSGGESQGYGRKSFD